The following are from one region of the Heterodontus francisci isolate sHetFra1 chromosome 34, sHetFra1.hap1, whole genome shotgun sequence genome:
- the LOC137348882 gene encoding probable G-protein coupled receptor 139 produces the protein MHSPAKGQLFAIYYPVLATFGVPANIAAIAILSRGRCGLSKCITWYLVFMAVTDLLVIITAVILNRIGGIYLQKSFLSTTSACRVSTVLIYSSRDSSVWLTVAFTFDRFVAICSQKVKKMYCTEKTAAVVIGTICILSCLKNIPFYFAYEPLYTINNVAWYCSRKLSFYLSSIWTAFVWFDRLLTPCLPFLMMLLLNALTVAHILGANRARKRLRAHSSGGNQSDPEMEKRRKSIVLLFTISGTFILLWLIYVINFLYGRITSTNYFNGFNFNNIKFVLQECGNMLQLLSCCTNACIYTVTQSKFRQELKNTVKYSLNLVTKVLHQ, from the exons ATGCACTCACCAGCAAAAGGTCAGTTAtttgccatttactatcctgtCCTTGCAACTTTTGGTGTTCCAG CAAACATCGCAGCAATtgcgatcctgtcccgaggaagatgtggtctctccaaatgtatcacttggTACCTTGTGTtcatggcagtgacggatctcctggtcattatcactgccgTGATATTGAATAGAATTGGCGGCATCTATTTGCAGAAGAGCTTCCTGTCCACAACCTCAGCGTGTCGTGTCAGTACTGTACTTATTTATTCATCCCGAGACAGTTCTGTCtggttgacagtcgctttcacctttgatagatttgtggcTATTTGCTCCCAGAAGGTAAAAAAAATGtactgcactgagaaaacagctGCTGTGGTTATCGGGACAATCTGTATCTTGAGCTGTTTGAAAAACATCCCGTTTTACTTTGCATATGAACCTTTGTATACAATTAATAACGTGGCCTGGTACTGCAGCCGAAAACTTAGCTTTTATTTGTCATCCATATGGacagcctttgtctggtttgatCGTCTTTTAACTCCCTGCCTCCCATTTCTCATGatgttactgctcaatgctctgacagtcgcACACATTCTTGGGGCCAATAGAGCCCGCAAAAGACTTCGGGCCCACAGCAGTGGAGGAaatcagagtgacccagagatggagaagagGAGAAAATCCATCGTTTTACTCTTCACCATCTCTGGCACTTTCATCCTCCTGTGGTTGATATATGTTATCAATTTTTTATATGGCCGAATTACAAGCACTAATTATTTCAATGGTTTTAACTTCAATAACATAAAATTTGTTCTACAAGAATGTGGAAACATGCTTCAACTACTGAGCTGCTGCACGAATGCGTGCATTTATACAGTGACTcagagtaaattcagacaggagttAAAGAACACGGTGAAGTATTCATTGAACCTAGTTACGAAAGTACTTCATCAATGA